The following coding sequences lie in one Gouania willdenowi chromosome 5, fGouWil2.1, whole genome shotgun sequence genomic window:
- the efcc1 gene encoding EF-hand and coiled-coil domain-containing protein 1, whose product MVPIMDPTMEPSSDPGGDPYGRPARRTQWIVSTLAYHYGLDRGVENEIIVLATGLDQYLQEIFHHLDYRGVGRVPVEDFNILCQVLGLNKDQDQDQDQGRTPTELTFRHFHAQLCGHFSSRAGCPYETGRPLGAKDSQHIETQIRLRSPLRRRERRGLMRTDEGCRPGPCSRECYEEIVSLEEAEDRISKMEEENQSLRELVEDMRAALQSSDARCLALQVGLWKSHSKHPTDDGCFISRHRQSVHKMAADSGLRNSEENLKSLQKLIQEIEVLHSSRDQQMEEAMVGSRRLEEELLSSRETSAALEDSNRALKKEQVVMRRKVEEARQALLSGLSRVKDLEARANHVPALQRHILQLEAELLYHRSDFSKRLHSSSIRAEQSLRVSSSSRGQRCCSDRRHDRCSPTGRAEAAPDKMEEQLFRSVEGQAASDEEDDKWTGDQQRQVDEVKNILTRLSCCGDRCDDKAFKKLISSFGSSRSEESCSAVLELLERVTRLHKQLEMKEKQTEIDMDQVKESLMQELQQKSEETELLHMELQMLETERVRLSLVEEKLLDVLQLLQKLRELNVSRRSLGKILLSTLESCSDPQHGKAHILEVLNALYHELAACEVLTCGEPLENKQSQQSLNALVISC is encoded by the exons ATGGTTCCTATAATGGACCCCACTATGGAGCCCAGTAGTGACCCCGGTGGTGACCCGTACGGGCGGCCCGCCCGGAGGACCCAGTGGATCGTCAGCACCCTGGCCTACCACTACGGTCTGGACCGGGGGGTGGAGAACGAGATCATCGTGCTGGCCACGGGCCTGGACCAGTACCTGCAGGAGATCTTCCATCATCTGGACTACCGGGGCGTGGGGAGGGTCCCTGTGGAGGACTTTAACATCCTGTGTCAGGTTCTGGGTCTGAACAaagaccaggaccaggaccaggaccaggggCGCACCCCCACCGAGCTCACGTTCAGACACTTCCACGCGCAGCTGTGCGGACACTTCAGCTCCAGGGCGGGGTGTCCCTATGAGACGGGCCGGCCCCTGGGGGCCAAGGACAGCCAGCACATAGAGACCCAGATCCGGCTCAGGAGCCCCCtgaggaggagggagaggaggggCTTAATGCGGACTGATGAGGGCTGCAGGCCGGGGCCCTGCTCCCGGGAGTGCTACGAGGAGATCGTGTCCCTGGAGGAGGCGGAGGACCGGATCAGtaagatggaggaggagaaccagAGTCTGAGGGAGCTGGTGGAGGACATGAGGGCCGCCCTGCAGAGCAGCGACGCCCGGTGCCTGGCCCTGCAG GTCGGGCTGTGGAAAAGTCACTCCAAACATCCAACAGACGACGGATGTTTCATTTCACGCCACAGACAAAGTGTCCATAAAATGGCCGCAGACTCCGGCTTGAGAAACAGTGAGGAGAACCTGAAGAGTCTCCAGAAGCTCATCCAGGAGATTGAAGTTCTGCACAGCTCCAGGGACCAGCAGATGGAGGAGGCCATGGTGGGCAGTAGAAGACTGGAGGAGGAGCTTCTGAGCTCCAGGGAGACGTCAGCAGCTCTGGAGGACAGTAACCGTGCTCTGAAGAAGGAGCAGGTGGTGATGAGGAGGAAGGTGGAGGAAGCTCGACAGGCTCTGCTCAGTGGACTGAGTAGAGTTAAGGACCTGgaggccagagccaatcacgtTCCTGCTTTACAGAGACACATCCTGCAGCTGGAAGCAGAGCTGCTCTACCACAG GTCTGATTTTTCCAAACGGCTTCACTCGAGCAGCATCAGAGCAGAGCAGTCGCTGAGagtgagcagcagcagccgagGGCAGAGGTGCTGCTCTGACAGACGACACGATCGCTGCTCACCAACGGGACGAGCCGAGGCAGCTCCAGACAAGA TGGAGGAGCAGCTCTTTAGATCCGTTGAAGGCCAGGCTGCGTCTGATGAAGAGGACGATAAATGGACAGGAGATCAGCAGAGACAGGTGGACGAGGTGAAGAACATCCTCACCAGGTTGTCCTGCTGTGGAGACAG GTGTGATGACAAAGCGTTTAAGAAGCTGATCTCCAGCTTTGGAAGCTCCAGGAGTGAGGAGAGCTGCAGTGCTGTTCTGGAGCTGTTAGAGAGAGTGACCAGGTTACACAAACAGCTGGAGATGAAGGAGAAGCAGACAGAGATAGACATGGACCAG GTGAAGGAGTCGCTGATGCAGGAGCTGCAGCAGAAATCTGAGGAGACGGAGCTGCTCCACATGGAGCTGCAGATGCTGGAGACGGAGAGGGTTCGTCTTTCTCTGGTGGAGGAGAAACTACTGGACGTTCTACAGCTGCTCCAGAAGCTCAGAGAGCTG AACGTCTCTAGAAGGTCTCTGGGGAAGATTCTGCTCAGCACGTTGGAGTCCTGCAGTGACCCACAGCACG gtAAAGCTCACATCCTGGAGGTTCTGAATGCTCTCTATCATGAACTGGCTGCCTGTGAGGTTCTGACGTGTGGAGAACCTTTGGAGAACAAACAGAGTCAGCAGTCGCTCAACGCTCTAGTGATTTCCTGCTGA